The Nocardioides sp. S-1144 genome includes a region encoding these proteins:
- the gltB gene encoding glutamate synthase large subunit, with product MRGTTDGRTPVPYQHAFPPPQGLYDPAHEKDACGVAFVATLTGEASHDIVAKALTALRNLDHRGAAGAEVNSGDGAGILLQVPDAFLRAVTAEAGFELPRPSSYAVGIAFLPGDEEHVADTRAQIETIAAEEGLAVLGWREVPTDPSSLGSMALSVMPTFSQLFVAGAGQRVTGMALERLAFCLRKRAERETDVYFPSLSSRTLAYKGMLTTDQLDQVFPDLVDERMASALAVVHSRFSTNTFPSWPLSHPFRFIAHNGEINTVMGNRNWMRAREALLSSDLIPGDLDRLFPICTPGASDSASFDEVLELLHMGGRSLPHAVLMMIPEAWENHTEMDAKRREFYSFHSALMEPWDGPACVVFTDGSQIGAVLDRNGLRPSRYWVTDDGLVVLASEVGVLDLDPATIVRKGRLQPGRMFLVDTDEHRIIEDEEVKTELAAEHPYGEWLHAGLIHLDDLTEREHVVHTHASVTRRQQIFGYTTEELRVLLAPMATTGGEALGSMGTDSPIAALSAKPRLLFDYFAQLFAQVTNPPLDAIREELVTSLNGTIGPEANLLEPQPASCRQVVLPFPVISNDDLGKIRQINRDGDMPGFITHVARGLYEVAGGGTAMAARIEEICREVSGAIAEGARVIVLSDRHSDADLAPIPSLLLTGAVHHHLVREKTRTQVGLLVEAGDVREVHHVALLVGYGAAAVNPYLAMESVEDLAREGYYVKNEPEQAVANLVKGLGKGVLKVMSKMGVSTVASYTGAQIFEAVGISQDVVDAYFTGTTSKLGGIGLDTIAEEVARRHATAYPRGGVLPAHRELEVGGEYQWRRDGEPHLFNPETVFRLQHSTRSQRYDIFKQYTQAVDDQAGELMTLRGLFRFKGAHVTGRDPIPIEEVEPVSEIVKRFSTGAMSYGSISQEAHETLAIAMNRLGAKSNTGEGGEDSERLHDPERRSSIKQVASGRFGVTSEYLTNADDIQIKMAQGAKPGEGGQLPGNKVYPWVARTRHSTPGVGLISPPPHHDIYSIEDLAQLIHDLKNANPAARVHVKLVSEVGVGTVAAGVSKAHADVVLISGHDGGTGASPLTSLKHAGGPWELGLAETQQTLLLNGLRDRIVVQADGQLKTGRDVVVAALLGAEEFGFATAPLVVSGCILMRVCHLDTCPVGVATQNPVLRERYSGKAEYVVTFFEYVAQEVREILAELGFRTLEEAVGQVSALDTVEAVQHWKAAGLDLSPILHEVDHAQFPDQARRNTGAQDHGLERSLDVTTLVPLAEAALERGEPVRAQVPIRNVNRTVGTILGHEVTKRYRGEGLPEGTIDLTFTGSAGQSFGAFLPRGITLRLEGDANDYVGKGLSGGRIVVRPDRAATFNSNEQIIAGNTIAYGATSGRVFLRGGVGERFAVRNSGAWLVTEGVGDHGCEYMTGGRVVVLGKTGRNFAAGMSGGVAWVLDLKEFRVNQELVALGPVEGEAAGELEQLVREHLEETGSPVAQELLADWPAALARFTEVMPRDYRTVLEAKAKAEAEGLDEQQTADAMMESLHG from the coding sequence ATGCGCGGTACCACCGACGGGAGAACTCCAGTGCCGTACCAGCACGCGTTCCCGCCGCCCCAGGGGCTTTACGACCCGGCGCACGAGAAGGACGCCTGCGGCGTCGCGTTCGTGGCCACGCTTACGGGGGAGGCCTCGCACGACATCGTCGCGAAGGCCCTGACGGCGTTGCGCAACCTCGACCACCGCGGTGCTGCCGGCGCGGAGGTCAACTCCGGTGACGGCGCCGGCATCCTGCTCCAGGTGCCCGACGCGTTCCTGCGCGCGGTCACGGCCGAGGCCGGCTTCGAGCTGCCCCGGCCGTCGTCCTACGCCGTCGGCATCGCCTTCCTGCCCGGCGACGAGGAGCACGTGGCGGACACCCGCGCCCAGATCGAGACGATCGCCGCCGAGGAGGGCCTCGCGGTCCTCGGGTGGCGCGAGGTGCCGACCGACCCGTCGAGCCTGGGCAGCATGGCGCTCTCGGTGATGCCGACCTTCAGCCAGCTCTTCGTGGCCGGCGCCGGCCAGCGGGTCACCGGCATGGCCCTCGAGCGGCTGGCCTTCTGCCTGCGCAAGCGCGCCGAGCGCGAGACCGACGTGTACTTCCCGTCGCTGTCGTCGCGCACCCTGGCCTACAAGGGCATGCTCACCACCGACCAGCTCGACCAGGTCTTCCCCGACCTCGTCGACGAGCGGATGGCCTCCGCGCTGGCCGTCGTGCACTCCCGGTTCTCGACGAACACCTTCCCGAGCTGGCCGCTGTCGCACCCGTTCCGGTTCATCGCCCACAACGGCGAGATCAACACCGTCATGGGCAACCGCAACTGGATGCGGGCCCGCGAGGCGCTGCTGTCCTCGGACCTGATCCCCGGCGACCTCGACCGGCTCTTCCCGATCTGCACGCCCGGCGCGTCGGACTCCGCCTCCTTCGACGAGGTGCTCGAGCTGTTGCACATGGGTGGCCGGTCGCTGCCGCACGCGGTGCTGATGATGATCCCGGAGGCCTGGGAGAACCACACCGAGATGGACGCCAAGCGGCGCGAGTTCTACTCCTTCCACTCGGCCCTGATGGAGCCGTGGGACGGTCCCGCGTGCGTCGTGTTCACCGACGGCTCCCAGATCGGTGCGGTGCTCGACCGCAACGGGCTGCGCCCCTCCCGCTACTGGGTCACCGACGACGGGCTCGTCGTCCTGGCCTCCGAGGTCGGCGTCCTCGACCTCGACCCCGCCACGATCGTCCGCAAGGGCCGGCTGCAGCCGGGCCGGATGTTCCTCGTCGACACCGACGAGCACCGGATCATCGAGGACGAGGAGGTCAAGACCGAGCTGGCCGCCGAGCACCCGTACGGCGAGTGGCTGCACGCCGGCCTCATCCACCTCGACGACCTCACCGAGCGCGAGCACGTCGTGCACACCCACGCCTCGGTCACCCGGCGCCAGCAGATCTTCGGCTACACGACCGAGGAGCTGCGGGTGCTGCTGGCGCCGATGGCCACCACCGGGGGCGAGGCGCTCGGCTCGATGGGCACCGACTCGCCGATCGCGGCGCTGAGCGCGAAGCCGCGGCTGCTGTTCGACTACTTCGCCCAGCTCTTCGCGCAGGTCACCAACCCGCCGCTGGACGCCATCCGCGAGGAGCTCGTCACCTCGCTCAACGGCACCATCGGCCCGGAGGCGAACCTGCTCGAGCCGCAGCCGGCGTCGTGCCGCCAGGTCGTGCTGCCGTTCCCGGTCATCTCCAACGACGACCTCGGCAAGATCCGCCAGATCAACCGTGACGGCGACATGCCCGGCTTCATCACCCACGTCGCCCGCGGCCTCTACGAGGTCGCCGGCGGGGGGACCGCCATGGCCGCGCGGATCGAGGAGATCTGCCGCGAGGTCAGCGGCGCGATCGCCGAGGGGGCCCGCGTCATCGTGCTCTCCGACCGCCACTCCGACGCCGACCTGGCGCCGATCCCGTCGCTGCTGCTCACCGGTGCGGTGCACCACCACCTGGTGCGCGAGAAGACCCGCACCCAGGTCGGGCTGCTGGTCGAGGCCGGCGACGTCCGCGAGGTGCACCACGTCGCGCTGCTCGTCGGCTACGGCGCCGCGGCGGTCAACCCCTACCTGGCCATGGAGTCGGTCGAGGACCTCGCCCGCGAGGGCTACTACGTCAAGAACGAGCCCGAGCAGGCCGTCGCCAACCTCGTCAAGGGGCTCGGCAAGGGCGTGCTCAAGGTGATGTCGAAGATGGGCGTCTCCACCGTCGCCTCCTACACCGGCGCCCAGATCTTCGAGGCCGTCGGCATCTCCCAGGACGTCGTCGACGCCTACTTCACCGGCACGACGTCCAAGCTGGGCGGCATCGGCCTCGACACCATCGCCGAGGAGGTGGCCCGCCGGCACGCGACGGCCTACCCCCGCGGCGGCGTGCTGCCGGCGCACCGCGAGCTCGAGGTCGGCGGCGAGTACCAGTGGCGCCGCGACGGCGAGCCGCACCTGTTCAACCCCGAGACGGTCTTCCGGCTCCAGCACTCCACGCGCAGCCAGCGCTACGACATCTTCAAGCAGTACACGCAGGCCGTCGACGACCAGGCCGGCGAGCTGATGACGCTGCGCGGGCTGTTCCGCTTCAAGGGCGCCCACGTCACCGGCCGCGACCCGATCCCGATCGAGGAGGTCGAGCCGGTCAGCGAGATCGTCAAGCGCTTCTCGACCGGCGCGATGTCGTACGGCTCGATCTCGCAGGAGGCGCACGAGACGCTGGCCATCGCGATGAACCGGCTGGGCGCGAAGTCCAACACCGGTGAGGGCGGCGAGGACTCCGAGCGGCTCCACGACCCCGAGCGGCGCAGCTCGATCAAGCAGGTCGCGTCGGGTCGCTTCGGCGTCACCTCGGAGTACCTGACCAACGCCGACGACATCCAGATCAAGATGGCGCAGGGTGCCAAGCCCGGCGAGGGCGGCCAGCTGCCCGGCAACAAGGTGTACCCGTGGGTGGCGAGGACCCGGCACTCCACGCCGGGCGTGGGGCTGATCAGCCCCCCGCCGCACCACGACATCTACTCGATCGAGGACCTCGCCCAGCTCATCCACGACCTGAAGAACGCCAACCCGGCCGCCCGGGTGCACGTCAAGCTGGTCTCCGAGGTCGGCGTGGGCACGGTCGCCGCCGGCGTCTCCAAGGCGCACGCGGACGTCGTCCTGATCTCCGGGCACGACGGCGGCACCGGCGCCTCGCCGCTGACGTCGCTCAAGCACGCCGGCGGTCCGTGGGAGCTCGGCCTGGCCGAGACCCAGCAGACGCTGCTGCTCAACGGCCTGCGCGACCGGATCGTCGTCCAGGCCGACGGCCAGCTCAAGACCGGGCGCGACGTCGTCGTCGCGGCGCTGCTCGGAGCCGAGGAGTTCGGCTTCGCGACCGCGCCGCTGGTGGTGTCGGGCTGCATCCTGATGCGCGTGTGCCACCTCGACACCTGCCCCGTGGGTGTCGCCACCCAGAACCCGGTGCTGCGCGAGCGCTACAGCGGCAAGGCCGAGTACGTCGTCACCTTCTTCGAGTACGTCGCCCAGGAGGTGCGCGAGATCCTTGCCGAGCTCGGCTTCCGCACCCTCGAGGAGGCGGTCGGCCAGGTCTCCGCGCTCGACACCGTCGAGGCGGTCCAGCACTGGAAGGCCGCCGGTCTCGACCTGTCGCCGATCCTGCACGAGGTCGACCACGCCCAGTTCCCCGACCAGGCGCGCCGCAACACCGGCGCGCAGGACCACGGCTTGGAGCGCTCGCTCGACGTCACCACGCTCGTCCCGCTGGCCGAGGCCGCGCTCGAGCGCGGCGAGCCGGTGCGCGCCCAGGTGCCGATCCGCAACGTCAACCGCACCGTCGGCACCATCCTCGGCCACGAGGTGACCAAGCGGTACCGCGGCGAGGGGCTGCCCGAGGGCACCATCGACCTCACCTTCACCGGCTCGGCCGGACAGTCGTTCGGCGCGTTCCTGCCGCGGGGGATCACCCTGCGCCTGGAGGGCGACGCCAACGACTACGTCGGCAAGGGGCTCTCCGGCGGGCGGATCGTCGTCCGCCCCGACCGGGCGGCGACGTTCAACAGCAACGAGCAGATCATCGCCGGCAACACGATCGCCTACGGCGCGACGTCGGGGAGGGTGTTCCTGCGCGGTGGCGTGGGGGAGCGGTTCGCCGTGCGCAACTCCGGTGCCTGGCTGGTCACCGAGGGCGTGGGCGACCACGGCTGCGAGTACATGACCGGCGGCCGGGTGGTCGTGCTGGGCAAGACCGGGCGCAACTTCGCGGCCGGCATGTCCGGCGGCGTCGCCTGGGTGCTCGACCTGAAGGAGTTCCGCGTCAACCAGGAGCTCGTCGCGCTCGGCCCCGTCGAGGGCGAGGCCGCCGGCGAGCTCGAGCAGCTGGTGCGCGAGCACCTCGAGGAGACCGGCTCGCCGGTGGCCCAGGAGCTGCTGGCCGACTGGCCCGCGGCGCTGGCCCGCTTCACCGAGGTGATGCCGCGCGACTACCGCACCGTCCTGGAGGCCAAGGCGAAGGCCGAGGCCGAGGGACTCGACGAGCAGCAGACCGCCGACGCGATGATGGAGAGTCTCCATGGCTGA
- the pyk gene encoding pyruvate kinase, giving the protein MRRAKIVCTLGPATSSERRIRELVYAGMDVARLNMSHGTHADHAESYRLVREAADASGRGVGIFADLQGPKIRLATFAEGFAILERGQRWTITTREVPGDGDVGGTSYQGLPGDVRTGDPILIDDGKVRLRVLQVDGTDVHTEVLVGGRVSNHKGINLPGVAVSVPAMSEKDIADLRFALSLSVDFIALSFVRDAKDVEDVRRIMREEGQVLPVIAKIEKPQAIENLDEVIEAFDGFMVARGDLAVECPLEDVPFLQKEIVRKARLNAKPVIVATQMLESMITSPAPTRAEASDVANAVLDGADAVMLSGETSVGDHPIHVVETMARIITSTENHALEQVESGQITAIAWDPHTRGGVIAKAAEEVAARVGAKYVVAFTQSGDSAKRLARLRSAIPTLAFTPENRVRSQLSLTWGVETFRTVAVDHTDEMVRQVDEQLLAIGRVEEGDLVVIVAGSPPGIPGSTNALRIHRMGDAINEAAPAYRRQG; this is encoded by the coding sequence GTGCGTAGAGCAAAGATCGTCTGCACCCTGGGTCCGGCCACGAGCTCCGAGCGGAGGATCCGTGAGCTGGTGTACGCCGGCATGGATGTCGCCCGGCTGAACATGAGCCACGGCACCCACGCCGACCACGCCGAGTCCTACCGCCTCGTCCGCGAGGCCGCCGACGCCTCGGGTCGCGGCGTCGGGATCTTCGCGGACCTGCAGGGCCCCAAGATCCGGCTGGCGACGTTCGCCGAGGGCTTCGCGATCCTCGAGCGCGGCCAGCGGTGGACCATCACGACCCGCGAGGTCCCCGGCGACGGCGACGTCGGCGGGACGTCGTACCAGGGCCTGCCGGGCGACGTGCGGACCGGCGACCCGATCCTCATCGACGACGGCAAGGTGCGCCTGCGCGTGCTCCAGGTCGACGGCACCGACGTCCACACCGAGGTGCTCGTCGGCGGCCGCGTGAGCAACCACAAGGGCATCAACCTGCCCGGCGTGGCGGTCTCGGTGCCCGCGATGTCGGAGAAGGACATCGCCGACCTCCGCTTCGCGCTCAGCCTCAGCGTCGACTTCATCGCCCTGAGCTTCGTGCGCGACGCCAAGGACGTCGAGGACGTGCGGCGGATCATGCGCGAGGAGGGGCAGGTGCTGCCCGTCATCGCCAAGATCGAGAAGCCGCAGGCCATCGAGAACCTCGACGAGGTCATCGAGGCCTTCGACGGCTTCATGGTCGCCCGCGGCGACCTGGCCGTCGAGTGCCCCCTCGAGGACGTGCCGTTCCTGCAGAAGGAGATCGTGCGCAAGGCCCGGCTGAACGCCAAGCCGGTCATCGTCGCGACCCAGATGCTCGAGTCGATGATCACCAGCCCGGCGCCCACCCGCGCCGAGGCCAGCGACGTCGCGAACGCCGTCCTCGACGGCGCGGACGCGGTGATGCTGTCGGGCGAGACCAGCGTCGGCGACCACCCGATCCACGTCGTGGAGACGATGGCCCGGATCATCACCTCCACCGAGAACCACGCGCTCGAGCAGGTCGAGTCCGGCCAGATCACCGCGATCGCCTGGGACCCGCACACCCGCGGCGGCGTGATCGCCAAGGCGGCCGAGGAGGTCGCGGCCCGCGTCGGCGCGAAGTACGTCGTCGCCTTCACCCAGAGCGGCGACTCGGCCAAGCGGCTCGCCCGGCTGCGCAGCGCGATCCCGACCCTCGCCTTCACCCCCGAGAACCGGGTGCGCTCGCAGCTCTCGCTCACCTGGGGCGTCGAGACGTTCCGGACCGTGGCGGTCGACCACACCGACGAGATGGTCCGTCAGGTCGACGAGCAGCTGCTCGCGATCGGCCGGGTCGAGGAGGGCGACCTCGTCGTCATCGTCGCGGGTAGCCCGCCCGGCATCCCCGGCTCCACGAACGCGCTGCGCATCCACCGGATGGGCGACGCGATCAACGAGGCCGCCCCGGCCTACCGCCGCCAGGGCTGA
- the lgt gene encoding prolipoprotein diacylglyceryl transferase has protein sequence MLPMTFPHPPGDGVWNLGPLPLRGYALCIILGIVVAIWIGERRWVARGGRPGDVQDLAVWAVPFGVVGARLYHVATDWEKYFGEGRNPVTALYVWRGGLGIWGAVALGALGVWIWSRRRGIRITALMDTLAPAVIVAQAIGRWGNWFNQELFGKPTDLPWALDVTDDIARDNGYAPGTTFHPTFLYECVWNLGVFGLLLWAERRFKLGYGRVFALYVMGYTLGRGWIEYLRVDAVQLDDVLGLRFNVWTSIVLFVAAAAYFVWSSRRHPGREPSVYLPGREPAPEADEAGETAAAGEASGVEAPEDDEKPADDAEPADAQPADAEPADADGSTRPDRP, from the coding sequence ATGCTGCCGATGACGTTCCCGCACCCGCCCGGCGACGGGGTCTGGAACCTCGGGCCGCTCCCGCTGCGCGGCTACGCGCTGTGCATCATCCTCGGCATCGTCGTGGCGATCTGGATCGGCGAGCGCCGCTGGGTGGCCCGCGGTGGCCGCCCGGGCGACGTCCAGGACCTCGCGGTGTGGGCGGTGCCGTTCGGCGTCGTCGGCGCCCGGCTGTACCACGTGGCCACCGACTGGGAGAAGTACTTCGGCGAGGGCCGGAACCCGGTCACCGCGCTGTACGTGTGGCGCGGTGGCCTCGGCATCTGGGGCGCGGTCGCCCTCGGTGCCCTCGGCGTCTGGATCTGGTCGCGCCGCCGCGGCATCCGGATCACCGCCCTGATGGACACCCTCGCACCGGCGGTGATCGTGGCCCAGGCCATCGGCCGCTGGGGCAACTGGTTCAACCAGGAGCTGTTCGGCAAGCCCACCGACCTGCCGTGGGCCCTCGACGTCACCGACGACATCGCCCGCGACAACGGCTACGCACCGGGCACGACGTTCCACCCGACGTTCCTCTACGAGTGCGTCTGGAACCTCGGGGTCTTCGGCCTCCTGCTGTGGGCCGAGCGCCGCTTCAAGCTCGGCTACGGCCGCGTCTTCGCGCTCTACGTCATGGGCTACACCCTGGGCCGGGGCTGGATCGAGTACCTGCGCGTCGACGCCGTCCAGCTCGACGACGTGCTCGGCCTGCGGTTCAACGTGTGGACCTCGATCGTGCTGTTCGTCGCGGCCGCGGCCTACTTCGTGTGGAGCAGCCGCCGGCACCCCGGCCGCGAGCCCTCGGTCTACCTGCCCGGCCGCGAGCCGGCCCCCGAGGCCGACGAGGCGGGGGAAACCGCCGCGGCCGGCGAGGCCTCCGGCGTCGAGGCGCCCGAGGACGACGAGAAGCCCGCCGACGACGCGGAGCCCGCCGACGCGCAGCCCGCCGACGCGGAGCCTGCCGACGCGGACGGCTCGACCAGGCCCGACCGCCCCTGA
- a CDS encoding transcriptional regulator has translation MRDADNAAKHGVAVKTIRRWRRLYQRQGQLRGQTHLAPDCPRCGNGILADAEYAELLGWYLGDGHITLGRRGVHNLHVVNDRQYRDDNARLRDIMSIVKPGGRPHTRDVPGAVVTTVSWKHWPCLFPQHGPGRKHDRPIVLDDWQRRVVEANPAAFLRGLFHSDGCRVRNWATRPVAGGLKRYDYPRWQFTNVSADIRELCCWGLDLVEVPWRQSRWNCISVSRREAVARLDELIGPKT, from the coding sequence ATGCGCGATGCCGACAACGCCGCCAAGCACGGAGTCGCCGTCAAGACGATCCGGAGGTGGCGACGGCTCTACCAGCGCCAGGGACAGCTGCGCGGGCAGACCCACCTCGCACCCGACTGCCCCCGTTGCGGCAACGGCATCCTGGCCGACGCGGAGTACGCCGAGCTGCTGGGCTGGTACCTCGGCGACGGTCACATCACCCTCGGCCGACGTGGCGTCCACAACCTGCACGTCGTCAACGACCGTCAGTACCGGGATGACAACGCTCGGTTGCGCGACATCATGTCGATCGTCAAACCCGGCGGGCGACCCCACACCCGGGACGTCCCCGGCGCCGTGGTGACGACAGTGTCCTGGAAGCACTGGCCGTGCCTGTTCCCGCAGCACGGACCAGGCCGCAAGCACGACCGGCCGATCGTGTTGGACGACTGGCAAAGACGAGTGGTCGAGGCGAACCCTGCTGCCTTCCTCCGCGGCCTCTTCCACTCCGACGGCTGCCGTGTGCGCAACTGGGCGACACGTCCGGTGGCCGGTGGGCTCAAGCGCTACGACTACCCGCGCTGGCAGTTCACCAACGTGAGCGCCGACATCCGCGAGCTGTGCTGCTGGGGCCTGGACCTGGTCGAGGTGCCGTGGCGGCAGAGTCGCTGGAACTGCATCAGCGTCTCGCGGCGCGAGGCGGTCGCGCGGCTCGACGAGCTGATCGGCCCGAAGACCTGA
- a CDS encoding SCO family protein, giving the protein MRRPVRSRPAAVALVVSLALGLGLGACGGDDDAAPFSGKVLQNPYDVPATELVDTDGDAYSLADSTDKRLTLVFFGYVNCVDVCPAVLTNLASAMTRLDDADRDAVDVVMVTSDPDRDTPEALRSYLDQFDDDFIGLTSDFDTIVEVGRALAVGIDRKDPGGHTTQVMGVDPTDQAPVYWDATTSPSQYAADIHSLLEES; this is encoded by the coding sequence GTGCGCCGGCCCGTGCGTAGCCGCCCGGCCGCCGTCGCGCTCGTCGTCTCGCTCGCGCTGGGCCTCGGGCTGGGCGCGTGCGGCGGTGACGACGACGCCGCGCCGTTCTCGGGCAAGGTGCTCCAGAACCCCTACGACGTGCCGGCCACCGAGCTCGTCGACACCGACGGCGACGCCTACTCGCTGGCCGACAGCACCGACAAGCGGCTGACCCTGGTCTTCTTCGGCTACGTCAACTGCGTCGACGTCTGCCCGGCCGTGCTCACCAACCTCGCCTCGGCGATGACCCGCCTCGACGACGCCGACCGCGACGCCGTCGACGTCGTGATGGTCACCAGCGACCCCGACCGCGACACCCCCGAGGCGCTGCGCTCCTACCTCGACCAGTTCGACGACGACTTCATCGGTCTCACCAGCGACTTCGACACCATCGTCGAGGTCGGCAGGGCGCTCGCGGTCGGGATCGACCGCAAGGACCCCGGTGGCCACACCACCCAGGTGATGGGGGTCGACCCCACCGACCAGGCGCCGGTCTACTGGGACGCCACCACCAGCCCGTCGCAGTACGCCGCCGACATCCACTCGCTCCTCGAGGAATCCTGA
- a CDS encoding glutamate synthase subunit beta: MADPKGFLKQGREVAARRPVEERVQDWNEVYPGSAGRALLPIITQQAGRCMDCGIPFCHQGCPLGNIIPEWNDLVWRDDWEGAIERLHATNNFPEFTGRLCPAPCETACVLGINQDPVTIKNVEVSIIDRAWESGLVRPQAPEWLSGRTVAVIGSGPAGLAAAQQLTRAGHTVAVYERADKIGGLLRYGIPEFKMEKKHLDKRLEQMRREGTVFRTGIEVGTEESGLTTEKLRDRYDAVVLAMGSTEARDLPVPGRELGGIHQAMEFLPQANRAAVGDPATTDGSEQVVATGKNVVIIGGGDTGADCLGTSTRHGAASITQLEIMPEPPSTRPSGQPWPTYPMTFRVSSAHEEAGERVYAVSTKEFLGDADGNVRALVLVDVVFEGGRLVEIEGSEREIPAELVLFAMGFVGPQKQGLVEQLGVDLDERGNVARDQHYMTSVSGVFSAGDCGRGQSLIVWAIAEGRAAAAAVDTYLTGSTALPAPIPPTARPLVV, translated from the coding sequence ATGGCTGACCCGAAGGGCTTCCTGAAGCAGGGCCGCGAGGTGGCGGCCCGCCGCCCCGTCGAGGAGCGCGTCCAGGACTGGAACGAGGTCTACCCGGGCTCGGCCGGGCGGGCGCTCCTGCCGATCATCACCCAGCAGGCGGGCCGCTGCATGGACTGCGGCATCCCGTTCTGCCACCAGGGCTGCCCGCTCGGCAACATCATCCCCGAGTGGAACGACCTGGTCTGGCGCGACGACTGGGAGGGCGCCATCGAGCGCCTGCACGCGACCAACAACTTCCCGGAGTTCACCGGACGCCTGTGCCCCGCGCCCTGCGAGACCGCCTGCGTGCTCGGGATCAACCAGGACCCCGTGACCATCAAGAACGTCGAGGTCTCGATCATCGACCGGGCCTGGGAGTCCGGGCTGGTGCGCCCGCAGGCCCCGGAGTGGCTCTCGGGCCGCACCGTCGCCGTCATCGGGTCGGGCCCGGCCGGTCTCGCCGCCGCCCAGCAGCTGACCCGCGCCGGCCACACGGTCGCCGTCTACGAGCGGGCCGACAAGATCGGCGGCCTGCTGCGCTACGGCATCCCCGAGTTCAAGATGGAGAAGAAGCACCTCGACAAGCGGCTCGAGCAGATGCGGCGCGAGGGCACCGTCTTCCGCACCGGCATCGAGGTCGGCACCGAGGAGTCGGGGCTGACCACCGAGAAGCTCCGCGACCGCTACGACGCCGTCGTCCTGGCCATGGGCTCCACCGAGGCGCGCGACCTGCCGGTGCCCGGTCGCGAGCTGGGTGGCATCCACCAGGCCATGGAGTTCCTGCCGCAGGCCAACCGGGCCGCGGTCGGCGACCCGGCGACCACCGACGGCTCCGAGCAGGTGGTGGCGACCGGCAAGAACGTCGTCATCATCGGCGGCGGCGACACCGGTGCCGACTGCCTCGGCACCTCGACCCGGCACGGCGCGGCCTCGATCACGCAGCTGGAGATCATGCCGGAGCCGCCGAGCACGCGGCCCTCGGGCCAGCCGTGGCCGACGTACCCGATGACGTTCCGCGTCTCCTCGGCCCACGAGGAGGCCGGCGAGCGCGTCTACGCCGTCTCGACCAAGGAGTTCCTCGGCGACGCCGACGGCAACGTCCGCGCGCTGGTCCTGGTCGACGTCGTCTTCGAGGGCGGCCGGCTGGTCGAGATCGAGGGCTCCGAGCGCGAGATCCCGGCCGAGCTGGTGCTGTTCGCCATGGGCTTCGTCGGGCCTCAGAAGCAGGGCCTGGTCGAGCAGCTCGGCGTCGACCTCGACGAGCGCGGCAACGTCGCGCGCGACCAGCACTACATGACCTCGGTCAGCGGTGTCTTCTCCGCCGGCGACTGTGGCCGCGGGCAGTCGCTCATCGTCTGGGCCATCGCCGAGGGCCGGGCGGCGGCCGCCGCCGTCGACACCTACCTGACCGGCTCGACGGCGCTCCCGGCGCCGATCCCGCCGACCGCGCGACCGTTGGTGGTCTGA
- the trpA gene encoding tryptophan synthase subunit alpha — protein sequence MSTARAFARAREEDRAVLLGYLPAGFPDVDGGIEALRAMVDAGCDAIEVGLPYSDPVMDGPTIQAAAQQALELGFRTSDVLRTVEAVAATGVPTVVMTYWNPVERYGVERFATDLANAGGAGLITPDLTPDYAPEWIAAADERDLDKIFLVAPSSTEERLALTTAASRGFVYATAVMGVTGARATSSDLAGPLVARTRASLAEGRDLPVGVGVGVGTGDQAADVAAYADAVIVGSAFVRTLLDHAGDRTAGLRALSALTAELAEGVRRAPARA from the coding sequence GTGAGCACCGCGCGCGCCTTCGCCAGGGCCCGCGAGGAGGACCGCGCGGTCCTGCTCGGCTACCTGCCGGCCGGCTTCCCCGACGTCGACGGCGGCATCGAGGCGCTGCGCGCCATGGTCGACGCCGGCTGCGACGCGATCGAGGTCGGGCTGCCCTACAGCGACCCGGTCATGGACGGACCGACCATCCAGGCCGCCGCCCAGCAGGCCCTCGAGCTCGGCTTCCGCACCTCCGACGTGCTGCGCACCGTCGAGGCGGTCGCGGCCACCGGCGTCCCGACCGTGGTGATGACCTACTGGAACCCGGTCGAGCGCTACGGCGTGGAGCGCTTCGCCACCGACCTCGCGAACGCCGGGGGAGCGGGCCTCATCACGCCCGACCTGACGCCCGACTACGCCCCGGAGTGGATCGCCGCGGCCGACGAGCGCGACCTCGACAAGATCTTCCTGGTGGCGCCGTCCTCGACCGAGGAGCGTCTCGCCCTGACCACCGCGGCCTCCCGCGGCTTCGTCTACGCCACCGCCGTGATGGGCGTGACCGGGGCCCGCGCCACGAGCAGCGACCTCGCCGGCCCCCTCGTCGCCCGCACCCGCGCCTCGCTCGCCGAGGGCCGCGACCTGCCGGTCGGCGTCGGGGTGGGGGTCGGCACGGGCGACCAGGCCGCCGACGTCGCGGCCTACGCCGACGCGGTGATCGTCGGGTCGGCCTTCGTCCGCACCCTGCTCGACCACGCCGGGGACCGCACCGCCGGGCTGCGCGCCCTGTCGGCGCTCACCGCCGAGCTCGCCGAGGGGGTGCGCCGTGCGCCGGCCCGTGCGTAG